A region of Halalkaliarchaeum desulfuricum DNA encodes the following proteins:
- a CDS encoding DUF444 family protein produces MGLKDDLDRFSDVGEQRRQDLSEFISHGDLTGSSPDRVRVPVKIVDLPSFEYDRRSMGGVGKGEGAQPGQPVSVPGEDGDGDGEEDGEPGDESGDHEYYEMDPEEFAQELDEELGLDLEPKGKRVLEEIEGEFTDVTRTGPDSTLDFEELFKRGLKRKLATDFDGEYVREGLRVSGADVDDVYRWARGKRIPVSRAWIADAAADLAGETDRWESFEDLEEHVEREPVSVRLRQEGIQKIPFRREDERYRHPEIIERRQKNVVVVNIRDVSGSMRERKRELVERVLTPLDWYLTGKYDEAQFRYVAHDAEAWEVERGEFFGIQSGGGTRISAAYELAAEILEEYPFEEWNRYVFAAGDSENSANDTRERVIPLMREIDANLHAYVETQPGGGAVNATHADELLEAFGDADDVAVARVSEADDVTDAIYEILSTESDTE; encoded by the coding sequence ATGGGACTGAAAGACGACCTCGATCGGTTCAGCGACGTCGGAGAGCAGCGCAGACAGGACCTCTCGGAGTTCATCTCGCACGGCGATTTGACCGGATCATCACCGGACCGTGTCCGGGTCCCCGTCAAGATCGTCGATCTGCCGTCCTTCGAGTACGATCGCCGGTCGATGGGTGGTGTCGGGAAAGGCGAGGGCGCACAGCCGGGACAGCCGGTTTCGGTTCCCGGAGAGGACGGAGACGGTGACGGCGAGGAGGACGGCGAGCCGGGAGACGAAAGCGGGGATCACGAGTACTACGAGATGGATCCCGAGGAGTTCGCCCAGGAACTCGACGAGGAACTCGGTCTCGATCTCGAACCGAAGGGGAAACGCGTCCTCGAGGAGATCGAAGGGGAGTTCACCGACGTCACCCGCACCGGCCCCGACTCGACGCTGGACTTCGAGGAGCTGTTCAAGCGCGGCCTCAAACGGAAACTCGCGACGGACTTCGACGGGGAGTACGTCCGGGAGGGGCTGCGCGTCTCGGGGGCGGACGTCGACGACGTCTACCGGTGGGCTCGCGGAAAGCGGATTCCGGTCTCGCGTGCGTGGATCGCCGACGCCGCGGCCGACCTGGCCGGGGAGACCGACCGCTGGGAGAGCTTCGAGGATCTGGAAGAGCACGTCGAGCGGGAGCCGGTCTCGGTTCGGCTCCGGCAGGAGGGGATCCAGAAGATTCCGTTCCGCCGGGAGGACGAACGCTACCGCCACCCGGAGATAATCGAACGGAGACAGAAGAACGTCGTCGTAGTAAACATTCGGGACGTGTCGGGGTCGATGCGCGAGCGGAAACGCGAACTCGTCGAGCGGGTGCTCACACCGCTCGACTGGTATCTCACCGGCAAGTACGACGAGGCACAGTTCAGGTACGTCGCCCACGACGCCGAGGCGTGGGAGGTCGAACGCGGGGAGTTCTTCGGCATCCAGTCGGGCGGTGGAACGCGGATCTCCGCGGCCTACGAACTGGCTGCCGAAATCCTCGAGGAGTACCCGTTCGAGGAGTGGAACCGGTACGTCTTCGCCGCCGGCGACAGCGAGAACTCCGCGAACGACACCCGCGAGCGCGTGATCCCGCTGATGCGGGAGATCGACGCCAACCTCCACGCCTACGTGGAGACCCAGCCCGGCGGCGGCGCGGTCAACGCCACCCACGCCGACGAACTGCTGGAGGCGTTCGGAGACGCAGACGACGTCGCCGTCGCGCGGGTGTCCGAGGCCGACGACGTGACCGACGCGATTTACGAGATCCTGAGCACGGAGAGTGACACCGAATGA
- a CDS encoding PrkA family serine protein kinase — MSEGGRPADADAYRRAADEALSEAFEPPMSLSEYVDAAFSDPQIAAGAARYLLDAIESAGTRTVFERGERMTRYRFFDDPYGDGEHAVLGNTATLNAFVDDLRAIVTGRGKTEKIIWFDGPTATGKSELKRCLVNGLRGYSRTPEGRRYTLEWNVAGATQDRSLGYGDGYADEEDWHASPVQVHPLSVFPREVREEIVDDLSELVDGEISVPGELDPFSREAYDYLEERYRRSGRNDLFSAVTDGEHCRVKNYLVDVGRGIGILHAEDDGTPKERLVGSWMPGMLRELDSRGRKNPQAFSYDGVLSQGNGLLSVVEDASQHADLLRKLLNVPDEGHVKLDKGIGMDVDTQLIVISNPDLDVELDQYADRDGTDPLKALKRRLDRHEFRYLTDRTLEAELIRRELTGESEVWATAAGIDPDERVREAVHVPIHDGTGLVRELAPHAVAAAATYNVVTRLDADRLPPDLGTVETAILLEQGYVQTGDERREIDEFDFGGEGGRDGGRDGGRTGDRGGARTRSHDGRSGIPVTFTRDVIAELLEEPRDRSHPELSVENVIMPDDVLDAMANGLATAPVFSRAETTEFESRVAAVKSHVRDRQEADVLDAMLSEVGVDEAAVTEYVEHVYAWDTGGTVDTSRGEVEPDPLVMKLFETEQLGRFDEADYEGSSPGDDVAEFRRTKVIAALNRYAWEHRDEDFSVERVDLQEVPIIQTVLEADSWDDVRRLFPDFDPGQWADPPVDTETATVKRQTIDRLCERGYSPASAELTTGRVLREVAHEWD, encoded by the coding sequence ATGTCTGAGGGGGGCCGGCCGGCGGACGCCGACGCCTACCGCCGGGCCGCAGACGAGGCGCTTTCGGAGGCGTTCGAGCCCCCGATGAGCCTGAGCGAGTACGTCGATGCCGCGTTCAGCGACCCACAGATCGCGGCGGGGGCGGCCAGATACCTCCTCGATGCGATCGAGTCTGCGGGCACCCGGACCGTGTTCGAACGGGGCGAGCGCATGACCCGCTATCGATTCTTCGACGACCCGTACGGCGACGGCGAACACGCGGTTCTTGGCAACACCGCGACACTCAACGCGTTCGTCGACGATCTGCGGGCGATCGTCACGGGCCGGGGAAAAACCGAGAAGATCATCTGGTTCGACGGCCCCACCGCCACCGGGAAGTCGGAGCTGAAGCGGTGTCTCGTCAACGGGCTCCGGGGCTACTCCCGAACGCCGGAGGGGCGCCGGTACACCCTCGAGTGGAACGTCGCCGGCGCCACACAGGATCGGAGCCTCGGCTACGGGGACGGCTACGCCGACGAGGAAGACTGGCACGCGAGTCCGGTGCAGGTCCACCCGCTGTCGGTCTTCCCCCGGGAGGTCCGCGAAGAAATCGTCGACGACCTCTCGGAGCTGGTCGACGGCGAGATCTCGGTGCCGGGCGAACTCGACCCGTTCAGCCGGGAGGCGTACGACTACCTCGAAGAGCGGTACCGGCGATCCGGTCGGAACGATCTCTTTTCAGCGGTGACCGACGGCGAGCACTGCCGGGTGAAAAACTACCTCGTCGACGTCGGCCGGGGGATCGGTATCCTCCATGCGGAAGACGACGGCACACCCAAAGAGCGGCTCGTCGGCTCGTGGATGCCCGGGATGCTCCGGGAGCTCGATTCACGGGGGCGGAAAAACCCGCAGGCGTTCTCCTACGACGGCGTGCTCTCCCAGGGGAACGGCCTGCTTTCGGTCGTCGAGGACGCGAGCCAGCACGCCGACCTGCTGCGAAAGTTGCTCAACGTTCCAGACGAGGGTCACGTCAAGCTCGACAAGGGGATCGGGATGGACGTCGACACGCAGCTGATCGTCATCTCGAACCCGGATCTCGATGTCGAACTGGACCAGTACGCCGACCGGGACGGCACTGATCCGCTGAAGGCGCTCAAACGCCGTCTGGATCGCCACGAGTTCCGGTATCTCACCGATCGGACGCTCGAAGCGGAGCTGATCCGTCGCGAGCTGACCGGGGAAAGCGAGGTGTGGGCGACCGCCGCGGGGATCGACCCCGACGAGCGGGTCCGGGAGGCCGTCCACGTGCCGATCCATGACGGCACCGGCCTGGTCCGGGAGCTTGCTCCACACGCAGTTGCGGCGGCGGCAACCTACAACGTCGTGACTCGTCTCGACGCAGATCGGCTTCCCCCGGATCTCGGAACCGTCGAGACGGCGATCCTGCTCGAGCAGGGGTACGTTCAGACCGGCGACGAGCGCCGCGAGATCGACGAGTTCGATTTCGGCGGCGAAGGGGGCCGGGACGGCGGCAGAGACGGCGGAAGAACCGGAGATCGAGGCGGCGCCAGAACCCGCAGCCACGATGGACGAAGCGGGATCCCCGTGACCTTCACCCGCGACGTGATCGCCGAGCTCCTGGAGGAGCCACGGGATCGGTCCCATCCGGAGCTTTCAGTCGAGAACGTGATCATGCCCGACGACGTGCTCGACGCGATGGCGAACGGGTTGGCTACCGCCCCGGTGTTTTCCCGGGCGGAAACCACGGAGTTCGAAAGCCGGGTCGCAGCGGTGAAGTCCCACGTTCGGGACCGCCAGGAGGCCGACGTCCTCGACGCGATGCTCTCGGAGGTTGGCGTCGACGAGGCGGCTGTCACCGAATACGTCGAGCACGTGTACGCCTGGGACACCGGCGGCACCGTCGACACTTCCCGGGGCGAGGTGGAGCCGGACCCGCTGGTGATGAAACTGTTCGAAACCGAACAGCTCGGTCGGTTCGACGAGGCCGATTACGAGGGCTCATCGCCGGGTGACGACGTGGCGGAGTTCCGGCGGACGAAGGTGATTGCGGCGCTGAACAGGTACGCGTGGGAGCACCGGGACGAGGACTTCTCCGTCGAGCGGGTCGACCTCCAGGAGGTCCCGATCATCCAGACGGTGCTCGAGGCCGACAGTTGGGACGACGTCAGGCGACTGTTTCCGGACTTCGATCCCGGCCAGTGGGCGGACCCCCCTGTAGACACCGAAACCGCCACGGTGAAGCGACAGACGATCGACCGGCTGTGCGAACGCGGCTACTCCCCCGCGTCGGCCGAACTGACGACCGGACGCGTCCTCCGGGAGGTGGCACACGAATGGGACTGA